The genomic DNA tccctttatgCTCTTGGTGTGTCTTTGACATaaagtaaaatgacaaaattagcCAGGGTGATTTGGGAGGACCAGATTAGCTGTGCCAGTGAATAGAGTACATGTTCCCGAATTGGAAGGAAAATTGATCTAGCAGGCAGTGATTACCTGCCTTCAGTTAACACCTTAGATAACCATTTTACAAAAGTATGAATCCTTAATACCAGCTGTTGGCTTCTCCAGGAATATCTACTGCCTACAACCTGGTGGTTAGGAGATTGGGGATCTTAAAAGAAAGGCCATCTTTATTACTAGAAATGCAGAGTTCTGTGGCTCTGACATGACCTATCATTGTCCTTTCTCCCTTGCAGACTCTGTTTGCCGGCTACACAGACAACCTGGTGCGTGTGTGGCAGGTGACCATCGGCACCCGCTAGAAATATGGCAGAGCTCTAGGAATAAAACACTGGTTTTCTGACTTTTAGAAAGTGTCTTTTTCTGATAAACAAAAAAAGCTACTTTGTAATGCTATGCTACATCACAATGTCCTGTGTCTCGAGTATAGATCCTCTAGGTCTCCTTTAAGCCTGGAGAAAATGTTCTTCAGGAATAGTAAAACCTCAGTCCTAGCttataaagaaataacaaataggCATTTTGTCATTCCTCAAAGCCCGATTACAAAACAAATATTCTGAAACTCCTCAGGTTAGTCTGTCGAGTTGGGTCTTTTTGTTGGAGATTTTTGAATCCATCTATGATGAAGCAACTCTTCACTAGAAGAATTGCTGCTTAATAATTTTTACTCTTTCCATTGTTGGACACTAAAAATTGTACAGAGTGGTCTGCAGGTATTTGTAAATATAATCACAGCTGGCTTTTTTCTTCAAGTGGTGGGTAAGTAAGTAACATGCAGCATGTTGATGTAGCCTGTACAgatcttccatttccttttctgtcagCTCATAATGGTAATGAGATCTCTGGCTTTAGCTTCAACTTTTATGGTATTTCAGCTAGATAAAATCACACAGAAAGACTTTGGAAATGTGAAGATTCTTGGGAAAACCATAGTCCTAAAGCCACAATAGCAGCAAACAAACATCTTCAAGTGCATCCTGAAGAGGGTGCCAGTAAAAAAACAACTACTGTAGGTCATTCAGATGGGTCTAGGGAATGAGTATCAGTCTATGGGAATAAGGTCATGCTTGAGAAAGAGGGCTCACCAAATGTGACCAGTGCAAAAGGCAGGTTATCACAAGAAGGTACAATTAGTCCTCTGTTCTTTGGCATCACATTAGAGGAACTGGCTtactatggaaaaaaatgttgtCTCATCCTGTTTTTGTTCATCTAAAGGAAAGGACTCcacaaaagaagcaaataaactttttatttccaCAACACAACCCATCTTCCCTTTTCCCCAGGAACATAAATTGACCTCTGCCATCAAAGTAGAGGACAAAAGCTGACAAGTGACAGAAGGCGAGGGGATTACTAGAAAAATAGATTATACCCAAGGCTCTTCTGGGGATCCAAACCCCTGTCCCCAGGCTCCTGGTCAGGGCTCACCAAATGGAGAACTAAAGACATGAAGAGGCTGGAAACTGACACAAGGAACTCCATTGAACAAAGGGGAAAGGAGCCTGGCAGTGAAAAGACCTGGAGGGGTTGGATGGGGTGAGCTTTACTCCTAGTTTGAGTGctggaaaaaaggaagggggagaaaataatttattgggtGATATATAATGGTATGTAGTTTAAACCATGTCGACAATTCTAGAGCTCTCAAGCTAAATTCTGGCCAGTCTATGGAGGTAGAAATTGGGGATGAAGGAGTTCAGAATCCCTCCTACTTCCCCTGGAGAGTAGACCTTTATTACCCAGCTCTACCCTTTTGCCCAACCTGCCTCCCCAAAAAAAGCTTCCAAATCCCTTAGCTAAAATTTGCATCAGAAAATGGAATTGAAATGGGGGCAGACATGAGTCTTGCTCAAGTACCCCAGCCTGGGAACTGACAGGGTTgaagagcaggggcagggaaagggaagTTAAGTAATGGAGTTAAATCTCCGCTCATCCCCTACTCAAACTCAGACCCCTGGgtggacagagggaaggaaaaccaGGCAGCTGTTCTCATCAGGGACCCATGCAGACCTGTTGGACAGACATTGCAGGTGAGAGAAGGCCGAGCTGCAGGCCAGGAGGGTTCTTTAGGCTCctagagggagaagcgggcctggGTCAAAGGGGAGCAGGAAGCAACAAACAGTGGAAGGAGCCTTTGAGCCCCCAAACTTACGGGccaccctccaccaccacccGCCCCCCAAGTGCTAACCAGAGGGGCCCCTGCGGGTGGCAGGCTTATCAAGGGCAGAGCTTGATACGGGTGCCCTTGGAGAGCACCCGAAAGAAAGGGAAGACACGCTCGCCCAGGAAAGCAGCTGAGAAGGTATGCACATGGGCTAGAGTCTCCGCATTGTAGAAGCCCAGGCGCCCAGCCTCATAGTCCAGGTACACGCCAAAGCGCCGTGGTTTCTCACTTGGGCTCAGCAGTGTCTGCTCCGTTGAGCTCTGTGCCTGGTAGCGTTTGCCGTTGGTGCCCACACACCACACTTCCCGCTGGAGCAGGGGCTGTTGGGGTAGGTGCAGCCGGCGGCGGCGATGGTGATGGCGCGAGGAGCTGGCATCCCCACTGCCCACAGAGGACCCCCCAGAGCCCACCTTCTCCTTATGATGGGTCGATTCACGGGCAGCGCCCACCGCCCAACCCCGCCGCCCGCCCACCTCTACCTCCCAGTAGTGCCGGCCAGAGCGGAAGCCTTGGGCCCCCAAGACGCAGCAGTCGGCTGAGAAGCGCTTGGAATGGTCAGCAACCTCCTGCCGCCGCTCTGCCAGGCGGACCCCCCGGCGGTCAGGGGACAGCATCAGAGCCGGGTGAGCCGTGTCAGGGTCCAGCGTCAGGTCCACTTGGGAGAGGGGAGGACAAATATGCCAGGGCTGGAACAACTtgttcccctgccctcccctttgcctccctccctcccagccttccAGGtgtcctcaccccaccccattcTAGAGGCCAAACTTGAGTTCCTATGGGCTCCACTTCTTTCCCCATTGTTTCCAGGACACTGGACAGGTCTAATGCTGGCCCTGGCTCTTCTtgctacccacctccctccccgaCCACCAACACCTACCTGGACTAGGACAAAAGCTACTCTTGGCTTGAAGCCCCAAGCAGCCTACCTGTATCCTGCTCCACCTCAGCCCCAATCGCGCCCCCTGGGACCCACCTACCCCCTCAGAACCCAATCTCTGGTCTGTAAagggaaaggcaaaggaaggtCGTACAGGTGACCTCCCTACCTCGGGCAGCCTGACAGAACATCCGGCTCATTTTCCTCACGATGGCATCTGTCAAGAAGTCATGGCTATGGGGTTGACACGGGTCAGGGGACCAGACCTCTGGGGGCTGCAGCTGTACCTCTTCACACCTGGAGGAAGGGGGACCGGGCAGGGGGTGGGACCATGATATTCCCAGAGGGAAGAGCAAAAgctgaggggaaggagaggagggtcCAGGAGGCAGAAACTCGggtcctggggaaggaaggaaaggagcgGGATATCCAAGAGAGGTAGGGATGGGGAACCAGATGCCACTGGGTCACAGAGGAAAAGGGTGGCAACACACCTATTGAAAGTCTCCTTGATGTCCTGGgaataacagaaacaaaaagagggagagggaaaaagagacaaagagagagtcAGCTGCACAGAGACAGCTCCTTTCTCCCAATCTGATTCCAGCCAGAGAAAGGACTGAACTTGAACAGGGAGTAAGAAAGAGCACCCTCAAGGCCCTCAATAAGCATGTATCTATCTCAGTAATCCCTATGCCTCAGCACACCTAATTCATCTCATCCTGTGCAAGACCAATAACAGAATCTTCAACCCCAGTAAAAGAATTTTCACAACATGACTTGGTCATCTTTTTCAGGATATCGCTGTCAAAAATTCTTTCCTCAACTCTCCTTTAAAACCCTCATTCTACAActgaatcttctttcttttcactggGTATAATCACACGTACACCACATTTGGCATTAACTCTGTCCCCAGCCTCAAAAAACCTTTTGGTCTTAGGTTAAATCATCGTGGGTTCCTCTCAATGAGAAGAGAGGCAGCTCTGAACAGACGTTTGGTAAGCATTGCCTGACAGAGCAAGTACAGGGTTTGGGGGAGACAGGGAGATAAGGAAGGGGGCACTGCTCACCTGGAGCAGCCGCAGGCCCCCCTGCTGGCTCCGCTCCTGGGCCTCCGCCAGCAGGCGGCTCAGCTGGGCAGCCTGCTCCGCCAGGCGGCTAGCCGCTGCTCCTGCACGCCCTAGCTGGGCTTCGTGCATCTCTCGGAGGCGCCGCTCCAACCCTGCCTGCTCTTCAGCCAGAAACCGTGTCAGCCGCCCGAACTCCGAGGCCACAGCTGCCAGCTCTGACTTCATCTGGCTCTGGGATGATGCAAAGGGGATGGTGGATACCACCTCAACACACAGAAACATAAACTTCCAATTTTGCAACTGCTGCCCCTCAATCCAAGGTAATGGAGCCCTACATCCCAAATGGAAAGAggcccctgtccccttccccgCCTCCCAGCCTTACCAGGCCCCACTCCCACACCCCCAGCACAGTGGTCTCAAACTCAACAACTTCTGCCTGTAACTTTATCTCCACCCTGGCTAACTAACTTGATTCATTCTTCAGGTCTAAGCTTAAAAATATTCCCTCCAGATCTAAATCAGGACCACCCCCAAAAATATCACTGTATATCATGGCATTAATCTTAGGTTATGTTTACActgaagtatctttttttttttttttggtgggaggagccatttatttcttttttttttttattcttatgttaatccccatacattacatcattagttttagatgaagtgttccatgattcattgtttgtgcataacacccagtgctccatgcagaacgtgccctcctcaatacccaccaccaggctaacccatcctcccacccccctcccctctagaaccctgtttgtttttcagagtccatcgtctctcatggttcgtctacccctccgatttcccccgcttcattctacACTGAAGCATCTTTTAACATCCTTTTCCACCACTGCATAATCTCTGTTTGCCACAGGGTCCTCAGACCCTGGAAGAGCACCAACCACAGAGTAGGTACTTAGaattttttgaaatgaataaaaattcagGAATCAGGATATGAAGTTAGGGTCTTGACTATACCACTAAAGACCTCAGAAAGTCACCCAATCCTTCTAGATCGGAGTCTAGCAAACTCTTCCTGTAAACAgccaaattatattttacaatttaagaGCCAAGAGGCAAAATCATGGGCATCACTGTGTAGGTACTTCTACATATAATGACAGAAAACTTCTGCCCACTCTTACCCCATTTGCCTGGGCTGGGGAATCCCGATAGTGGGCATGCTTTCCACCCACCAACTAGAGACATTCTTGGGACAAAGAATAACaggccagagagggaaaggaagttCTGACTGACCAAGTGGGTGAAGGAAGTCAGTTTCACCCTCTGCCCCACAGACACTCAGATCTGACATCCTCTCTCTGTAACCGAGGACCCCAGAGCATCTGGCTAGAGGCAAGAGGACTCCATGGCTCCCAGACTCAGATTCCACCACTTAGTGCCTGGCAGTAGCCAGCAGCAGAGTTCCTAATGTGTAGGTGGCAAAGAGTAAGCACAAGCCCTGGGAAGTGGCAAGACCCCTCAACTGGCCAGAGTGGTAGGCGTGGGAGAGATGAGGGAAGAGGTCAGACAAGAAGGATGTCCTGGCTTGGTCTCCAAAGCTCAGTGCCAGGCCATTCTCAGTGCCTGCTGACCTTACAAAAACAGGTacagagttgggggtggggggttgatattatgggaaaaaatatctaaaaatactcCTTGGGGAGGGGTGATCAATCATGAAAAACAGCTGAGAAACACTGGACTAGAAAAGACTAAGTCTCTGCCATGCTAACATTCCTATCGTCCATTAAACACTCTggcccccctctcctgctcaggGCTGCCCTGCCATCTGTCCTGGGAACTGGGGCTCCTCTGATGGCTGTTATGTGGATTTTCCTTGCCCATTTCTGCCCTCTGTGCTATCCGGTGTGGTGGGCACTGGGCCTGGAGTGAGGTGTCTGGGTGGTAAGTCTGCTTTGCAGCCCTGGGCCAGGGACCCAACCTCTCTGCCCCAGGCCTGCTTCCACTCCCATTTTGGAACCTAGGAACGAACACGCCCTCTACCATCTAAAGCCCCTCTCTCTTCAGGATCCTGAGAATGTGTCTACTTCTCTCCCAGGCCTCGGCTGCCCCTCTTCAGGGAATCTAGCCACCACTTTTGAGAGTGGGCAGCCCATTTTCCCTGCCTGATCACAGAGCCAGTCAACCCCATCAAGGACATTGACCCACCTTCAGCTCTGTCACCCGCCTTTCCTCCTTGGCCTTCATCTTCTGCACAGCCTCTAGGTGCTTCCTCAGTGGTTCCACATGCCCCTGCAGTTTGGCCTGAGGGAATGGGAAAGGAAGGTTAGAGGCCTGGGATGGGAGAGGCACCTGCTTTCACCTCCCCCATCTTCCCTGCAGTGCCTGGGGGCCACCTCCCCCATCTTCCCTGCAGTGCACTGGGGCCCAAAGCCTGATCCCCACCACAGGTACCAAATAAACATCatactcccttcctcccctttcttctcttcagaTGATGACAAAGGCCTCCAACAGTCTGCCTGCACTCATGTACAGAAGCCCTGGGTGTGTTCTCTAAAAGTAGGATCCTGAGGACTACAGAGCCCCATACTCGGAGTTGGAGCGGACCTGGCCTGAAGCCCTCACCACACAAAGTCCTTCCACATGAATGTTCCTGCCTATGGTCCCTTCCCCTTCATAAGCAATCTTCCTTGTAACTTTCATCTCTAAATACTTCTGACAATTTTGTGCCTGTGCTAAAGATCCTTCAGTGGTTCTCCACCACCTGCAAAATATGAGGCTCTCATTGCTTCTACATTTCTAGCCTCCTCTCCTACACTTGCCCCTTCTAATACAGACTCTTAGTTTTAGCCACATAAAACTACCTGTCTTTTCCTGAATGTAATTCCATATCTTTatccatgctgttccctctgcctgggattgCCTTTCTCCATTTGGCCCAAGGCATGCTTCCTTTAAAACCCAGCTACCTGACCATGGTCCAGATCCTCCCTGCCTCCAACTTCCTCTGTCACCCCAAGGAACATGAATACAACCTTTACAATACTTCTGAGGCACTGATTTTTAAGTATGCCTCCCCCAGgacacaggggctcctgggggcaggggcccCCCTTAATTTCTATGCCTCtctgtccatttctctcccactcacttactaaatggaaaacaaaaaccgTCTCTTCCTAAGGTTTTAACCTTCACAGCCAATATGCATTTGAGTCTATGTTCCAATCACTTGTAAcagaatctttttctttaaaaggctgTTAGAGACCAAAGATGGGcccaacctgttttttttttcctttttaatgtctCCTACTActtctgcctttctccttccttttccttgagAGATAGTACAGGGCAGAAGAGCTCAAGCCTAGATTCCAATCTAAACCTGAATGGAACCAGATGACCTGATGCGAGCCACATTTCCAGTTTCCTCACCTTACGTGGGAATTGGGAATAACAGAATCTACCTTATGGACAGTATGCTTCATACAGTGTCTGGGATGTACCAAAgatcaataaatgttatctaGTATTCTCTACCTATGTCTAAGCTGCCAGTGACAACCTGATAATGACCCCTGAACTAAAGAGGTTACTGACCCAGAGTACAAAAGGCAGTTGTTGCACAGGGTAAGTGGTTGttgaaaaaattacattaaaaatattacaagCAATCCCTTACATGAAAGTAGTATAAACTAcaaaaaattttgtcttttgatATTACCTTCTTTTCTCCAACTCTATTCAGAATTTATGATGCTTaaatttccatttaatatttttcctaaataacTGACAAAAAATTCATGAGCACAAATCCAAACAGAGTACTATTTAAGAGAAATTATCAAGGACTTCCACCTTTTTAGGagctttatttatatatcatttgtATTATTACCtattcaataaagaaatatttctaaaaaacaaCACTGTTCCAAGCTAGTGCTAGTTAGTGTACATATTTGAAAGGGATAAACTACCTGCCCATAAAATAGCCTGTAAGTTAGAAAAGGAATCACTCAAAttagttttatataataaaacttaTGTATTTACATTTGCTGATCAGTTAATGGCAGATTATTTGCATCTATGTGGCCTCCTCAAACTGCAGAGCCCTACTGGGCTGGCATACAACAGATGTGGCTAACACAAATTAAAATCCAGTTTCAGAAGCTCTTCAGAAGAGTCCTGTaggaggagggtggagaaggGATGGAATGCCCATGAATAGTCCACCCCAAGATTCAGTTAACAAACTGACTGCCCATTGATGGGTACAGTTAACTAGGAGCCAAAAGGAggtaaaaaaaggacaaaatgagaTCACAGCCTCCCCTAACAACACAGGGCCTAAAAAACAGGTGATGTTACCAATGCAGTGATCCCCATGCTACGCTGGGCtttcttaaagatattttgaTATTCTCCCTGTCTCTGACTCAGAATCTCAAGTGGTAGGGCCCACTGTACTTTTGAAAACTCCCCTAGTAACTGGGACAATCACCGTGTGGAAGAAACAGTTACTTGTCATGAGAGGGTATAAGTTTGTCTTAGCTGTACTGCTCATAGCTGAGAAGTTCTAGACTCGTTACTCTAAAATTAGGGTAATGataaaaattatctaaatgaGGTTACTGTGTGACAATGTATGGAAACACAGGTCATAACACAAAGAAGTTCTGCACAGACCACATAAGAGCtaccctttcttcctcctggtcCCACTATCTCAAACCCATCCCAGGAATGCTATTTGTGCTGGCTGTCTCACAGACAAATCTTACTTATATCCCAAAAGAGTGAGGCCAGAAGTAGGGTGCAAAGTATTATCCAAACTAGAATCAGACTCCAAGAAGTCACATGTCAGGAAAGTCAAACTAACAAGACATCTAAATGGCGGTGACACTGTTAACAGTATGCAGGGGCGccggggcaggggaagggggtcaTAACCAAGTCCATCACTTACTAGTAGCTGTGTGGCCCTGTGTATGTTACTTAAAtctgtttcctaatctgtaaaacagggatagaAACCATATCAAACTTAcaggattattttgagttttaaatgaGTCCATGAAgtgcttagtacagtgcctggtgtACATAGTAAGtaaagtgttcagtaaatattaacttttaatcCTGGAGAAATTAAGGTTCCAAGACTTTTAGAGATGCCTGAGTGAATATTCACAAGTGCAGAGCCCGGTCTTCTGATTTAGAagcctctcccttttttctgcaTTCTCAGGAAAGGTACGTTCTAGTCAGTACATTAGACTGATTCAGATCTAACAAAAGTCCGTGAGGAGAAACAAGCCATATCAGGGGGTAGGTGAGAAACCCATTAAAAGGCAAATGCAGAGTATCTGGGTCTGACACTAGTAGTCATTTCTACATTCCTGCTCCTTAAGGCACTTTCTTATTCTTTGAGGCCCCAAGTCCTTCCCAACTCTAGGGGTCTGAGTCAAGGATAGACTGAAGACTCACCCAGAGGAAAATGAGACTGGTGGTAAAGCCTGAGGGGATTGTCACCTGCACTCCTACACTTAGAGACAGTGGAAGTGTGAAACAGCAGTGCTTTCCCTAAGAGATGCAACCCAATGATACGGTATCATATGGGCTTTGCCCAATTTCTTTTGAGGAAGCCAATCTTCCTGGTCTTCTTCACTGGTCCGCTTTGTCTGTACAGGATCCTTCTCAGTCTAACCCACCTTGATGCCAGTAAGTGCTAAGTAAAGGAAAATCAGCTCACCAGTGCATgaagttttggggtggggaggggacatgtTTCCTTTTCCCAGCTCCTCATacttcctctccacccccactaaACTCCCCTCTTCTACTTCTCTCACCTTATACTCCTGCACCACCTCCTCCAATGGCACCACGCTGTGTTGTTTGTGGCTCCTGGATTCTCTGCACACCACACAGATGGCCTCTTCATCCACCTCGCAGAAGAGCTTCAGGGCTTCCTGGTGTTTGGGACAAATGCCCTGCTCGCTCCCACGGCTCCCTCGACCAGGAGTTGGGTGCATCTGCCGAATCACCTGGACCATGTTGGCCAGCTGCAGGTTGGGGCGGAAGCTCCGCCTGGGAAAGCTCTTTCGGCACTGAGGGCAGGTGAAGCACCTCCGAGGGGCTGGAGGCGGGGGCAGTGGGGTGACGGGGTCTagctcctcttcctcatcctcctccagtacttcctcctcgtcctcctcatcctcccctcTCAGGTCCTCCTCCATGTCCCCCAAGTAGTAGTCCAAAtcttcctcctcgtcctcctcctcccacacGTAGTCCATGTTGTCCCAGTTGGACCCTCCCATGCCACTGGTCCAGAACacaccctcctcttcctcctcgaCCTCCTCCTCCATGTCGCCCTCATAGTCTTCATCCCGCATGGGGgtgtcccaccccccaccagctcccacagcctccacttcctcctcctctccgtcctcctcttcctcctcccggTCCAACTCGTCTCTGTCGTCctcatcctcccctccccacaactGGGTTACACACACTCGGCAGAAGTTGTGCCCGCAGCCGATGGACACGGGGTCCGTGAAGTAATCGAGGCAGATGGCGCACACCGCCTCCTCCTGAAGGGTCTGCACAGGGTTGGGTGCCATGGCAACGGCAGCCATCTTAGTGTCCAGTCAGCCAGTGTaggtgggcggtgggggggcggggggcgggggtcctCCCTCTCAGACGCCCTGACGacccggccccacccccaccccgcctctcCACACCTTGCCTCAAGCGCAGGCAGAGGAAGGTCCTCCCGACAACCCACCCCTCCACACAGAGTTCCCTACTCCTAGACGACAACCGTGTCTCTGCGAGGGGAGGGGACAAAGCTGAGCGCTACAGCCAAGTCCCTCAGGTGGCCCTGAGTGCAAATCTGTCCCAACGCTCCCTTGGCCTCCTCATAAACCCCCGCCCCTCCTCACTTCCTGGCTCCGCCCCCTCACTTCCGGCCTTCCTTCCAACACTTCCGGTATCTGCGAATTTCCTAAGCTCGCGAGTTCCCTCCGCCGTAGCGCTACGCCCCCTTCTTTCCTCCCGGGCCCCTGGGCGACAGGAAACGGCGAGGAGACGCTCTAGCAGGCACACGGGAACAGGGCGTGAGGGCTAGAACGAAGGAGGCCCACGTCTCTGTAATACGAAAGAGCAGGGAACGCGGACGACCCGGAAGAACCGgcctcccccatcccccgccacTGGGGATAAACTTCGGGGGACGGTGGAAGCGCTTAGCGGCCGTCCGCTCTCGGTGCTGTGACCGCGTCGGCCCGGCGCCATCCTACTAACCGAGCAATGAGGACTGCACCAGGGACTCCGGACGGCCGATGCCGGAAGCGGAGGGGCGGGTCCCGGTGAGCGTCCTCAAGTACTTCCGGCCCTTCTAGGCCGAGGACTTTGTTGTTTGGGAACTCAAGAGTTCTAGGAGACCTTGCCAATCATCCCCACTATAGTTGGCATTTCCACACGCATTTGAGAAACTGCCGTCTGGTCACTGTCGTATCGTTTAGATGAACTTTTCTAACGGCCCATCAGTAAAGGAATAGTGAAATCATTACGTGAACATTCACACAGTGGAACATTATCACGTTCTTTAGCTGTAAAAAGGGAATCCTTTTCAAGATGTATTGTGAGGTGAGAAAAGCGAGGTGCTGAAAAATGTAGACTGTACTACCATCTGTAAAAAAGGGGGGTGTTAGATGTATTTGATAACTTTGTCGTCCTGTATTTACTCATATAAAATAAGGGTAATAGTCCCTATCAGAGGGTTTTGTGAAATTAGAGTTAATATAATTTCAAAGCGATTAGTATgttgcttagcacatagtaactGAGTTCAGTGCCGTCGGTTCATTCAACACCTTCTGAGCTGGGCACCACGCACGCTACGTGCCCAAACTACTACGTCGAGGTCTGTATGCACGAGTCCCAGTCTAAGGGCAGGGGCTCAAACTGGGTTTGTGGTATTCATTTTACTTGAGAGAATCCCATCCAGGCTGTAGAACTATAGATGCCGCTTTGGTACGCAGCGCATCTCTGTCAAATTATTTTGGCGATAGAAATAATACCTGAGGCTTTTgaaaattttctcctttaattaaaaaagaagggaaaacctGCAGGGGCAGTTACAGGAACGTAATTCATGTGCAGAATTGCCCGTGAGTGCCGGCCGCTGCGGGATGCCAGGGCTGCGTACGCAGAACTAACCCTGTTCAGGAGGCGCTTTCGCGCCAGTGGGGAAACTCCCAGTGGACGCCTGCGTCCTCAGAAGGGTGGCCGAACACGCCAAAACCAGTAATCCTCGTGGGTGAACAACCATACGAGGCCATGCCAAGAGAAGTGTGGCCACCAGACCAGAACACAGCTCAGCCGCCAGCGCAGGGAACGTCCGCCGCTTGGAACTGTGGCTTAGCTCAACCCAGTCATTCCCCGCCCTGCGTAGCTTCAAGGTGGTGTTGGTCAAAA from Neomonachus schauinslandi chromosome 7, ASM220157v2, whole genome shotgun sequence includes the following:
- the TRIM41 gene encoding E3 ubiquitin-protein ligase TRIM41 isoform X1; the encoded protein is MAAVAMAPNPVQTLQEEAVCAICLDYFTDPVSIGCGHNFCRVCVTQLWGGEDEDDRDELDREEEEEDGEEEEVEAVGAGGGWDTPMRDEDYEGDMEEEVEEEEEGVFWTSGMGGSNWDNMDYVWEEEDEEEDLDYYLGDMEEDLRGEDEEDEEEVLEEDEEEELDPVTPLPPPPAPRRCFTCPQCRKSFPRRSFRPNLQLANMVQVIRQMHPTPGRGSRGSEQGICPKHQEALKLFCEVDEEAICVVCRESRSHKQHSVVPLEEVVQEYKAKLQGHVEPLRKHLEAVQKMKAKEERRVTELKSQMKSELAAVASEFGRLTRFLAEEQAGLERRLREMHEAQLGRAGAAASRLAEQAAQLSRLLAEAQERSQQGGLRLLQDIKETFNRCEEVQLQPPEVWSPDPCQPHSHDFLTDAIVRKMSRMFCQAARVDLTLDPDTAHPALMLSPDRRGVRLAERRQEVADHSKRFSADCCVLGAQGFRSGRHYWEVEVGGRRGWAVGAARESTHHKEKVGSGGSSVGSGDASSSRHHHRRRRLHLPQQPLLQREVWCVGTNGKRYQAQSSTEQTLLSPSEKPRRFGVYLDYEAGRLGFYNAETLAHVHTFSAAFLGERVFPFFRVLSKGTRIKLCP
- the TRIM41 gene encoding E3 ubiquitin-protein ligase TRIM41 isoform X5, which encodes MAAVAMAPNPVQTLQEEAVCAICLDYFTDPVSIGCGHNFCRVCVTQLWGGEDEDDRDELDREEEEEDGEEEEVEAVGAGGGWDTPMRDEDYEGDMEEEVEEEEEGVFWTSGMGGSNWDNMDYVWEEEDEEEDLDYYLGDMEEDLRGEDEEDEEEVLEEDEEEELDPVTPLPPPPAPRRCFTCPQCRKSFPRRSFRPNLQLANMVQVIRQMHPTPGRGSRGSEQGICPKHQEALKLFCEVDEEAICVVCRESRSHKQHSVVPLEEVVQEYKAKLQGHVEPLRKHLEAVQKMKAKEERRVTELKSQMKSELAAVASEFGRLTRFLAEEQAGLERRLREMHEAQLGRAGAAASRLAEQAAQLSRLLAEAQERSQQGGLRLLQDIKETFNRCHREENEPDVLSGCPSGPDAGP
- the TRIM41 gene encoding E3 ubiquitin-protein ligase TRIM41 isoform X4, giving the protein MAAVAMAPNPVQTLQEEAVCAICLDYFTDPVSIGCGHNFCRVCVTQLWGGEDEDDRDELDREEEEEDGEEEEVEAVGAGGGWDTPMRDEDYEGDMEEEVEEEEEGVFWTSGMGGSNWDNMDYVWEEEDEEEDLDYYLGDMEEDLRGEDEEDEEEVLEEDEEEELDPVTPLPPPPAPRRCFTCPQCRKSFPRRSFRPNLQLANMVQVIRQMHPTPGRGSRGSEQGICPKHQEALKLFCEVDEEAICVVCRESRSHKQHSVVPLEEVVQEYKAKLQGHVEPLRKHLEAVQKMKAKEERRVTELKSQMKSELAAVASEFGRLTRFLAEEQAGLERRLREMHEAQLGRAGAAASRLAEQAAQLSRLLAEAQERSQQGGLRLLQDIKETFNRCEEVQLQPPEVWSPDPCQPHSHDFLTDAIVRKMSRMFCQAARVDLTLDPDTAHPALMLSPDRRGVRLAERRQEVADHSKRFSADCCVLGAQGFRSGRHYWEEPKEPSWPAARPSLTCNVCPTGLHGSLMRTAAWFSFPLSTQGSEFE
- the TRIM41 gene encoding E3 ubiquitin-protein ligase TRIM41 isoform X3, coding for MAAVAMAPNPVQTLQEEAVCAICLDYFTDPVSIGCGHNFCRVCVTQLWGGEDEDDRDELDREEEEEDGEEEEVEAVGAGGGWDTPMRDEDYEGDMEEEVEEEEEGVFWTSGMGGSNWDNMDYVWEEEDEEEDLDYYLGDMEEDLRGEDEEDEEEVLEEDEEEELDPVTPLPPPPAPRRCFTCPQCRKSFPRRSFRPNLQLANMVQVIRQMHPTPGRGSRGSEQGICPKHQEALKLFCEVDEEAICVVCRESRSHKQHSVVPLEEVVQEYKAKLQGHVEPLRKHLEAVQKMKAKEERRVTELKSQMKSELAAVASEFGRLTRFLAEEQAGLERRLREMHEAQLGRAGAAASRLAEQAAQLSRLLAEAQERSQQGGLRLLQDIKETFNRCEEVQLQPPEVWSPDPCQPHSHDFLTDAIVRKMSRMFCQAARVDLTLDPDTAHPALMLSPDRRGVRLAERRQEVADHSKRFSADCCVLGAQGFRSGRHYWEPLLQREVWCVGTNGKRYQAQSSTEQTLLSPSEKPRRFGVYLDYEAGRLGFYNAETLAHVHTFSAAFLGERVFPFFRVLSKGTRIKLCP
- the TRIM41 gene encoding E3 ubiquitin-protein ligase TRIM41 isoform X2; the protein is MAAVAMAPNPVQTLQEEAVCAICLDYFTDPVSIGCGHNFCRVCVTQLWGGEDEDDRDELDREEEEEDGEEEEVEAVGAGGGWDTPMRDEDYEGDMEEEVEEEEEGVFWTSGMGGSNWDNMDYVWEEEDEEEDLDYYLGDMEEDLRGEDEEDEEEVLEEDEEEELDPVTPLPPPPAPRRCFTCPQCRKSFPRRSFRPNLQLANMVQVIRQMHPTPGRGSRGSEQGICPKHQEALKLFCEVDEEAICVVCRESRSHKQHSVVPLEEVVQEYKAKLQGHVEPLRKHLEAVQKMKAKEERRVTELKSQMKSELAAVASEFGRLTRFLAEEQAGLERRLREMHEAQLGRAGAAASRLAEQAAQLSRLLAEAQERSQQGGLRLLQDIKETFNSHDFLTDAIVRKMSRMFCQAARVDLTLDPDTAHPALMLSPDRRGVRLAERRQEVADHSKRFSADCCVLGAQGFRSGRHYWEVEVGGRRGWAVGAARESTHHKEKVGSGGSSVGSGDASSSRHHHRRRRLHLPQQPLLQREVWCVGTNGKRYQAQSSTEQTLLSPSEKPRRFGVYLDYEAGRLGFYNAETLAHVHTFSAAFLGERVFPFFRVLSKGTRIKLCP